From Taeniopygia guttata chromosome 3, bTaeGut7.mat, whole genome shotgun sequence:
CAAAATGCTTCTCTCCTTTCATAACTAATTGCTGTTCAGTGAGCTGTAAGGTTGCACACAGGGACTGAAATGCAGTGGAGGAGTCCAGTTCTGGTGTTAGTCTAAGGATGCCTGAGGATGTTGTCAAAACACTTTTTGAACACTatcaggcttggtgctgtgaccactttgGTGCTAAAGGATACTGCTTATATATGGGGATGGGATGTGATTTGCTGGtactgctgtgagcagcactgaaCTCCAGCAGGTGAGTGGCAACATCTTGGACCCCTGTTTGCTAAATGAGCTTGATCAAGGGGAAATTTTATGACTGCCCCTGCTTGCTCTCACTCATATTGGTATGTGAGGTCCTGCAGATGTGTGTGACTGGGCCCTGAGGATGCCACTGCAGGGACAAATGCAAAGCTGATTTTATGTTTGAATTCTCATGAAGAAGGGAGTCTTTATCCATTTGAGTCTCTGTACCTCTTACGTATGCAATCCGTGCTGACAGAAAACTATATGAACCATTTAAGAGGTAGGCACTTACGTGTTTGCTTTTATTATCTTAGTTTGCTTCCTTGCTTTTGGTTATGGCATGGGGGTCTGAATTCTTGCTCTAAACTCAAGGTGAGAGCTGCTCAGGTAATGCAGATGAATTAAGAGAAGTGtgcagaggaggcagcagagggagggagaggagtgCTTTAAATGGCCATCTGAAATTAGATGAGATTTAAAAAGATACTGAGTAATAGTACAATTAAATTATGTCCCTTCTTCCAGAAGATAGTATTAGTCTAATGCAGTTCCTTAGATCACTTTTACTACTGATTATGAGCTGCATGTAGCTTAGATTCTGAGCTATAAGATTGATGGTGTGATTTACAAAAGTACTGTGTATTTAGGACAATGTTGAGTGTGCACTTTTTTTGATGGCAGTTTTCTGggctattttttcctgtatcttTTCTGTTCACAAATGGTTGAACAGATGCAACTAGCAGAAGAAGAAGTTAAGAAGTAATCTTGAGACCCACACACAATAGTGCTGGTTTGAAGAAATGGTATTTGGTTAGGTAATGACTGAGCTGGGACAGAGATGGTTTCTGAGTGGCTTTGAGCAGCTTTGCCGCTGAGGAAGAGTTCCATGAAACCAAGGTTGTTATGTGcctcagagaaattaaaatttcctcAGTGGGAGAGAAAGATAATACTTCAAACTTTGTAAGCTTCTATTTTCTATATACtcttaaaattaaatgaaaaaaaaatcatattatgCCAGACCTTTTGGAAATAACCATAAGATACTGATATAGAGTTTTGCTGTACTTAAATTGAAATGCCATAAACTGAATTTACCATGTCATTACTGATTGCAGTAACTATACTACTTTATTTTTAGGTGACTGTTGGCCGAGGATTAGATATCACGTACCAGCTGGTGTCAAAAACCTGTCCCTTGATGATCTCTCGTAAGCACTGTGTCTTCCAGCAGAATGCAGAAGGGCAGTGGACTGTCAAGGATAACAAGGTATACTCCTGAGATACATTGAATAGAATCCATTGTTTTGGATCTAGCAGTGTATGATACAGCATAAGTGGGATAGAAGGGATTGTGTCTTGCCTGTTGTGCACTTCCAGCAGGAAACTTCAGTCTGCTGCAGTTGGGATGCAAACTGGATTACTTTCTGTATGTAGATCTACCTCTTAGTTTAACATTTTTCAGACCAGTGTGGCATGGCCAAGGGCACTTTGCAGTCTGTGAACCTGTTGGGTGTCGCTTTCTTAAAAAATATCCTATATGAATTTTGATACAGAGTTTTATCTTTTCAAAAGGATAACATTCTTGTAGTGCTAATGAAAAGATAAAGTGCAACTCGTTGTAGTGATACAATTGCTTTGATTATAATCAACTTCAACATGAATCTAGTATTAGAAAAGCCATGCTTCATGTTGTGTTCAAATGAGTTTCTCCTGAAAGTTCTTCTCAGCTGATTAGGATAAAATGTTGATGTCAGAGTCCTCAACGGGATCTCACTTTGACTTCTGTTTTTTATATCATGATCACTTTCTGATTCAGTCTGAAAACAGTAAAATGAGTCATTTGCTGTAAAACAGCACTGGTAGGACAAAAATGTTCAACATGTCATGCAGATTTGAAAGATATTTGGGTAGACACCAGATTAGTTGGAAAAGAATGGAGTGGCTACTATTAAAATTACACTGCTCTTAAACTTGTACTACATGTATAAATTTGAAAACCTAATGTTATTGAATGATAAGAAACATCTACCCTAGATTATCTATTAACACTTCCTGTCTCTTTTCACTGTTGACCAGGTGGTCAGCTTGTTTCATTGATTCTCATTGAGATATGTCAGTTTCTAGTGTTTCTGCAGTTCATCATGAGCACAGACCAGTTTTGCTGTTTTTGAAAACTTTCTTGAGCTAATTTTGAAACCATTTTGTGTTTTGAACATTATCTCTGGAtgaacattttccttctttacaGTCTCCTTGTATTTATGAAAAACTTTGTGTTCTTCAAGGCATATAGCCaatgcttctttttatttcctatttttttccctgtaatttcAGGTAACATTAATTGTCAGGAATAATTATTGTAGTATTCTATGTTCATGACAATGATCTGTTGTGGAGTCTTTATTATTTAGTTCTTATTTCTGAAGCTTTTGTGCAGGTTTTTTCCCTCAGagttcattattttctttctgcacaAGTACATATGTCAAAATGTTGTTCTTGGTGCTTATTCACAAAATCTGTAATGCAAGAATAATGTGCAGTAAATAATACAGTGCAGTAACTGTAAGAAATGCAACACTGAGCCAATAAACTGGATATTACACGGTTTATTTGAAGAGGTGGCTTGTTCTGATTGAAGCACTGAAGAGGTTGGCTGTGTTTATTTACAATTGCCAGAAATGACTTTCAGAGGATGCTGTAACTACATATTAAATTTTGGTGGTTCTGTGTTTATTGGCAGAGTCTAAATGGAGTTTGGCTTAATAAACAGCGCCTGGATCCATCAAAAGTCTATCCAATTGCTGAAGGAGACCGTATTGAGTTGGGAGTGCCTTTGGAAAACAGAGAGACTGCTGAATATGAGTACGAAGTCATTAAAGACGAATGGGAGAAAATTAGACCCTTTTTAGCCCAAAGAAGTGACCTGGGGAAAGCTAAGTGTTCAAGACCTAAACGTAAATTTAGTTTGGAGGAATTGGAGACATGTGAATCAGAGAGCCTCTCAAACTCCAAATGCAAAAGAGACAGAATGTCCTGTGCCAATGAACCTTTAGATAAACCATGGGTACAGGCAGAAGAGGCCAGACGGCTAACAGAGAAGATGGATGTCaagctgcctgctcctgggcCCAGTGAGGGGTATAGTGATCCAGTGCATGGTAGCCCTGTTCACTCCAggaaagctgtggctgtcccccAGAAGGACCAGAAAGGCTCTGGTCATGTAGAGTCATGGACTGGCttgaaaaagctgaagaaatctCTGGAAGATACAATGAAATTAAAGGTCAAAGTGCAGGAGAAGCAGACTGCAGTTCTGAATGTGAAGCAGAAATGCAGGAAGTCTGATCAGAAGGAGATGCTAGTaatggagcaggagctgcaggagttGCAGAACCAGCTCTGCATGGAACAAgagcatcagcagcagcaggtggaagagctggagaggacaTTATGTAAAGAGCAGCAGAAGCTAGAGGTATAATGGTGGCAATAATTTTGGCCTGTGTCTTCACTTTGATGGAATGCCTTGTATAAGGCATTGATCCAAAACAGCTCTTGAACTGTACAATAACAAAAATAGTGCTTGTGTGATTTACCCCTGTGAAAGTTTTTGTGGAAGTATTTAACTTAGCATGTAACACAGTGCACATACCAAAAGAAGGTGCAGAGACAGAAGAGATTTGGCTGCATGGGGAGTTCAGAAAAAGGTGCAAAATGAAGCATTTCAGTTGgtaaaaaaacatgtttttaaataaaaaaatgaaagccaTAACCTGATCTCTCATGCTTATAGAGAGGACAAGTTGAAAAGTAATCACTTTAAGTGTGAATTTCTCTCAGTATATGGCAGAAATAAAGCCCAGTTTGCCTGGCAAGTGCACTGTTTTTAGAGTCAATGAAATACTGCATGCCTTAATCCCTAGGGGGAAGTAGattattttcctgctttcaaAAAACCCTCTCTTGCAATCTGTAAGTACCTTTAAGCAGTAAATATATGCAATAAGTTGCTTTTTTGGTAACAGACCGAAATCTGTTTGAATTTGAAATCAAAATCTGGTTTAAAGAAGGTGCGGATTCATCTTGGAGTGAGTCTAATAATTTATTAGTTACTTCCTTAAAGTCTACTGCTAAAGGCAAGATACCAGTATCAGAAGTACAGAAGGTTTGGAGTTGGGCCCTTAGAAACAATGGGACATTTATGTGGAGCTTTAGGTATCTCTGAAGTCTTTGAATGTACTCAAATCAGAGTTGCAGCTTTTAAGCTGTTGCTGATCTCTTTGCTTCTATGAATATGCTGGTGCCTTTTGAGCTAGAATAATGTGGAGGTATTCCAAATATGGAACTGTAAATGATATATCCATTTTAACTCATCACATAAATGATAGCTTAAATTTCTGTTGTACACATGTAACGGTAGAGTGGAACATCTTGCCATTTGTTGAAAATCAGTGTTGTTTCTTTAAGCATATCCTCTAAAGAGAATGTGCAGAGTAGTAATTTTCTGTCTCTTATGTTCTTCAAGtctctttttcccccccccaCTTCTTACCCCACCCAGGGAGAAAAGTGTCAACAAGGGGAGGAAAATCTgaaggagcagctggcccaggtCCTGCAAGAGGCAAGTGATTATGAGTTTAGGTTTGGTCTAACTGTGTAATTCAGATATTTAAATCTTTCCAAGTGTTTTGACTTCTTGGTAGAAGACAAGGACTTTGCCTTAGGTGACTGAAAAACCTAACTGAAGTGAAAGAATAAACTGAAAGATGGAATACAAAGTGTGATGGCACTGGGAAGATCCTAAATAACTAGCAGTGCATTCCAATTTTAAGTTAAGGATAAACTACCTTAACACCTGAACTTATACGTCTTGCTCTTCTAGGAGGAGAATAGGAGAAATGAGTGTGCTGAGCCTTATAACTATGACCACATATCTTTAATAGGATAGTTTATAACAGTACTCTTATAACTTCTGGAATGGTATTGTTACAGCATCATGCTTTGATGGAAGAACTGAATCGTAATaaaagagattttgaggagATAATTCAAGCCAAGAATAAAGAACTGGAAGAAACCAAGGTAAGAAATAACTGCATTCttaattttattcataaatGAAACACAATATGCTGCATGAGCAGACAAGATGGCTTATTTAACATTTGTCTTGGCTCTGCCTGGCCTACTATATTGcaaaatttctgtgttttgaggTGGCAGCTGACACTAGGGGAGAAGGCACCTTGTCCTTTTTATAAATTGGTGTTGAATTGAACAGTTGTTATGCGATCTTTCTCAATCATAAAGAAAGCCCAAAGCACCTGAACAGTGTGTTTTGGAAGAGAGACGAGCCCATTGCACCCTTTccttgaaaaacaaacaaacaaaaatcaaaccagaaataacaggaaaaaaaatccaccaacaAACCAAAAGTGTTTGAAAAGTGAGGTGCTTAATTTTCAGTTAAAGTGCATTTAAGTAAAACTGCATTGTGACAGCAGTTCTATAAGGGAGTGTAGGACTGAACCAACATGGAATTTGACTAATGAATGAGATAAACCATGGTTCTTCCTGCCCTTGACATAAAGTGATGAGcggaaaataatttaggagcTCCTTTCCTGTGTCTTAATTTTGGAAATTATCACATTATCCACCACTGACAGcgtgctttgttttttaatgtcatCTTTGGAAATTTGTTGCTGTTTCAATTATAGCTCTCAATTAGAAGaattttcctgttatttttacAAGTTAGAGCGGGTACCTAGCCTAATCAGACTAATTCAACTCtcagcaagcaaacaaaaagattATTAGGTTGTTAAATGCAAGTAAGTGTCTTAAACTTTattacttcctttttttagCATTTGAGATGTTTATTCTGTTGGGTGTTCTGCTTTTCATATCAGACaccaaaaagaaatattgattAAAGCCAAACTGTTGCCAGGAACAAGTtgaaaaagattttgaaaagaCTGATCAGCTGGTAGTTCCTTTAGGCTGAAGGGAATTTTTGTAATGGCTGCTGTTCTTCCTTCCAAGTTCTTCGTAGTGGGAATATTCTCAGTACTGCTGAGATGACAAAGAGGAAAGAGATTACAGATCTGTGTATGTGATACCCACTCCACTTTACACGTGGAGATTTGCAGTataattttcttcccttgcACATACACTTCCTGCCAATTGAGAAAAACCTTGTTCTTTGTTGATACACAACCATATGTACTTTTCcaccaggaggagaaggaaaaggtgaGAGCCCAAAAAGAAGAGGTGTTGAATCAGATGAATGATGTGTTGGAGAATGAGTTGCAGTGCACAATCTGTTCTGAGCACTTTATTGAGGTATGTTTAAACCTGTTTGGGTTTGCCAGTAAAAAAGAGACTTGAGAATCTTTCCATAGCTCTAGTAACCCAATATTTAAGCCCGTTTCTTTTACTTCACTTATTTAACAGTCCCAATAGACCCACAGTGAGTTCTTATGGGAAAGAGTTGACCCTGACATCTATTCTGTCTGCCCTGACTCTTCTTTGCTTGACAGCAAGTTCAGCTTTAATGTCTCTATCTGCATAAATATGAGTGCTTAATCCTAAAGTGCACGTAAGTTTGGAGCACTTGTGTAGGATTTTGAACTGGTGCTCTGAGTTGCTGCTGACAGCTGCTTGGGGAAGAATTATTTTGTAGTGGATCTTGCTTTAAGCTGACTAGAGTTGGACTGTTTGAAGTTTAGCTATATGGAGAGTTTAATAAAGGAAGGGAGGTACCATATTCAGTCAAGTCCTGGGATGTTTATATTGGGCAGATAAACTCTTTCTTTGAGAAATTGGTCTGTTTTCATTTGATTTGACAAGTAATAGGCTATGCTTGTTGTGTAGACTGTTATTTTTGTTCATGTTTTTGTAGTAGGTCAATTTCATTACATTGTATTTTTACTATGGGAAACTGGATGAATTAGCCTTGTTATAATGGCTAATAGCTAACTGAAATTTTAGTTTCTGGTTTCTCAGTGTATTGAGATGCTATTTTGCAGTATCTGagtttttttcataatttatcCTTTTTAAACTGGCATAACttgtaataaaattaattatttttttctgtttctgactTGCTGTGACTTACAGTGACTCCACTGACTGACTTGTAACGCTGGCTTGACCTCTggcatggggggggggggcgggcgGTTTGTGTGTGACTCCTGAGAAGGCCCTAAAGGCTTTGAGCTCTCCAGTCCCTTTCCCTGTACAAAATATTTATCTAACGTTTCCCTGTATTCAGTATGATTTTACTTGACAGTGCCTGTGCAAGCATGCTGTGACCAGTGTCTTTCTGCTGAATTCCACAGGCAGTCACTCTGAACTGTGCACACAGCTTCTGCTCCTACTGTATCAATGAGTGGACAAAACGTAAAGTGGAGTGCCCTATCTGCAGGCAGGAGATCAAATCAAAGACACGCTCTCTGGTGCTGGATAACTGCATAAACAGGATGGTAGAAAAACTAGATGTGGAAATGAAAGAGCATCGCCTAAGCCTTATCAGAGGGCGGAAAGGTGAGAGGTGGGTGGATGTGGCATGATGAGTACAATATCTTATACCATCTGTTTTGCACAACTTTTTTTGGCACCTATATACCAAGAAGATGCTCAGGGAATGCtgcagaaacattaaaaaaataataatgagatCTCTTGACTAACTAGCTTTACTGCACcgtaaaataaaattagtacAAAGTTTGGAAAAAGACTTCAGTATGAACTCGGCAGTCTGGTGGGACAACATAGTTTAATCATGCTAAAGGTTATGCTCTTTCAAAGAGATCACTTAATAAAcgcaaaaatacataaaatggTCCTTGAAAAATTTACCAGGCACTTCTGATTAAGCTGTGGAGTACATAATTACAGAAACTCAGCAGACCTGACAAGAAGCTCcaaattcttttctgtgtgcTAGATTTATGTAGGAAATCTCTGAAAGAGACAGTGGTATATCATGTAAGTATGGCTGAACTGACAGTTGCTCTGACATGTTTATATTTGTGGAATTAAAGCCACTGTGGCTTACAGGCATAACATCTTGCCTAGTTATTGCTAAAATACTGTGCGTGATGCTGATTGCTTTAATAAAAACCCCAGTGTGGGTTATTCCTAGTCTGCTTCCTTCTTCTAAATGTCTTTCTAGAGCACTTGACATTGGTATCTAGGTGCTAAAATGTAGATGTCTGTTCCTGCTACTCCTTAAATTTCTATTGCTGTGTTCTCTTAAGTGTTTTGCTTTCCCTTCATAGAGATGAGTGCATGATCCTTAATTTTGCAATATATCAAATTGTATTTTTACCAAAAGAAAGGTGCTTTTGATTCCTTTCAGATGTGCCATATTGACATAGAATGACATCACTAAGCAGTGCTAGTTCAAGCCTGAAACGATAACCTATGTAACCCTTTCAGTCTGATTCCCTCAGGAAGTGCTGCGTTGCTGAGAGGCTGCCTGGCTCAGCTACAATAATTGCTTTTATCTCTGTAAAGAAACTGAGGCAGCCCTTGTGTATTGGATGCTGTGGCAGAGTGCCACAGTGCTCCTGAAGTGTCTGGTCAGGTAGCTGATGGGCACTAGCTGAAGTGGTGCCTTCATTGCAGCCCGTTGTGTGCTACACCAATGGTCTTCATCCTTGttcaaacaaaaagcaaatgagTTCATAGCCTACCTTCAGAAGTAACGACCAGTAAGAATTCATTTAAATTTACTGTGACATGCTTCAGCTGGAAGGTGAAATGGTTTCTGTGCCTCTTTTTGTGCAGTGATGGAAACATTTTGattgaaatgaagaaaagcatttgtctatttaaaattaattcctaaGAAATACACCTGTTAAAAGAAGAGTTATGTTGGAAGTGGCACTTAAGAAGCTGTCAAGGCTTTCCAAGAAACCTTTCTAGGAGTCTTAGTAGCCCTGGCATGAGAAAGACTGCTAGCCCTAGCTTGCAGTCTTAAATAGATGAAGTTTTTGATGAAGCTGTAAATGTCCTGAACAATCAGTACTTGTTTGAGAGTCCCTTaccacattttttctttccttttcctacCTGGCAAGACACTGAAATTGCCAGTTGTGTCCCTGTGAAGGGGTGGAGAATGTCTCCTCCTCATCTGTGTTACCTTAATAGGAAAAGACATACAGAACACATTAGAGCACTtaagaaaacaagcaaataactcccattcctttttttcttttatgctgaaaactgaaatgaaaaaggcCTATGTCTTTCCCAGCTTGAAAGACTTAACTGCAAACTGACAGTGAGATGCTAAAATATAGTTTCAAAGACAAGTAGTAATTTATCACTTGTGTGTACAGTGGTCACAGCTAACTTTTGTATCTGTGTGTTTTGAAtgcagagaaacagaatgtgGTGGTGAAACCAGCCACAGACAGTGACAACAGTGTCCCTTCTACCACCTACTTCATCTTGTCAATGAGCAACT
This genomic window contains:
- the RNF8 gene encoding E3 ubiquitin-protein ligase RNF8 isoform X3; amino-acid sequence: MAPPAAAAAAAGRPQPWCRTADGSAGAPGRGGTRRRRDRHDGARRDCGKAPRGRPRGPTAHAQAPVAAWARTGPGPARPGPSRPGPCQRRPAPPQRALPPVRRAGAMAVRGVPCLAWCLRRVGASGDWLLLEAGTQVTVGRGLDITYQLVSKTCPLMISRKHCVFQQNAEGQWTVKDNKSLNGVWLNKQRLDPSKVYPIAEGDRIELGVPLENRETAEYEYEVIKDEWEKIRPFLAQRSDLGKAKCSRPKRKFSLEELETCESESLSNSKCKRDRMSCANEPLDKPWVQAEEARRLTEKMDVKLPAPGPSEGYSDPVHGSPVHSRKAVAVPQKDQKGSGHVESWTGLKKLKKSLEDTMKLKVKVQEKQTAVLNVKQKCRKSDQKEMLVMEQELQELQNQLCMEQEHQQQQVEELERTLCKEQQKLESLFPPPTSYPTQGEKCQQGEENLKEQLAQVLQEHHALMEELNRNKRDFEEIIQAKNKELEETKEEKEKVRAQKEEVLNQMNDVLENELQCTICSEHFIEAVTLNCAHSFCSYCINEWTKRKVECPICRQEIKSKTRSLVLDNCINRMVEKLDVEMKEHRLSLIRGRKGERETECGGETSHRQ
- the RNF8 gene encoding E3 ubiquitin-protein ligase RNF8 isoform X2, with translation MAPPAAAAAAAGRPQPWCRTADGSAGAPGRGGTRRRRDRHDGARRDCGKAPRGRPRGPTAHAQAPVAAWARTGPGPARPGPSRPGPCQRRPAPPQRALPPVRRAGAMAVRGVPCLAWCLRRVGASGDWLLLEAGTQVTVGRGLDITYQLVSKTCPLMISRKHCVFQQNAEGQWTVKDNKSLNGVWLNKQRLDPSKVYPIAEGDRIELGVPLENRETAEYEYEVIKDEWEKIRPFLAQRSDLGKAKCSRPKRKFSLEELETCESESLSNSKCKRDRMSCANEPLDKPWVQAEEARRLTEKMDVKLPAPGPSEGYSDPVHGSPVHSRKAVAVPQKDQKGSGHVESWTGLKKLKKSLEDTMKLKVKVQEKQTAVLNVKQKCRKSDQKEMLVMEQELQELQNQLCMEQEHQQQQVEELERTLCKEQQKLEGEKCQQGEENLKEQLAQVLQEHHALMEELNRNKRDFEEIIQAKNKELEETKEEKEKVRAQKEEVLNQMNDVLENELQCTICSEHFIEAVTLNCAHSFCSYCINEWTKRKVECPICRQEIKSKTRSLVLDNCINRMVEKLDVEMKEHRLSLIRGRKEKQNVVVKPATDSDNSVPSTTYFILSMSNCDSEDSEEDSSYSESYYVI
- the RNF8 gene encoding E3 ubiquitin-protein ligase RNF8 isoform X1; protein product: MAPPAAAAAAAGRPQPWCRTADGSAGAPGRGGTRRRRDRHDGARRDCGKAPRGRPRGPTAHAQAPVAAWARTGPGPARPGPSRPGPCQRRPAPPQRALPPVRRAGAMAVRGVPCLAWCLRRVGASGDWLLLEAGTQVTVGRGLDITYQLVSKTCPLMISRKHCVFQQNAEGQWTVKDNKSLNGVWLNKQRLDPSKVYPIAEGDRIELGVPLENRETAEYEYEVIKDEWEKIRPFLAQRSDLGKAKCSRPKRKFSLEELETCESESLSNSKCKRDRMSCANEPLDKPWVQAEEARRLTEKMDVKLPAPGPSEGYSDPVHGSPVHSRKAVAVPQKDQKGSGHVESWTGLKKLKKSLEDTMKLKVKVQEKQTAVLNVKQKCRKSDQKEMLVMEQELQELQNQLCMEQEHQQQQVEELERTLCKEQQKLESLFPPPTSYPTQGEKCQQGEENLKEQLAQVLQEHHALMEELNRNKRDFEEIIQAKNKELEETKEEKEKVRAQKEEVLNQMNDVLENELQCTICSEHFIEAVTLNCAHSFCSYCINEWTKRKVECPICRQEIKSKTRSLVLDNCINRMVEKLDVEMKEHRLSLIRGRKEKQNVVVKPATDSDNSVPSTTYFILSMSNCDSEDSEEDSSYSESYYVI